From the genome of Ornithobacterium rhinotracheale, one region includes:
- a CDS encoding GLPGLI family protein yields MKKILLLSTFLFSAIALAQPVITGDLNLPADPYDETALGNSEQNIYYTYSRVPNPELKEKTKTGLTLLQIGKDLTKFADEAVIKSDSLSKAFAQKGTANTSDMNKLLATLSEMGFNDNVFNDLKTKQSTIQNAIIISGLEYSIPTPQLKWKLQKDKKEILGYTVQKAITSYGGREWEAWFAQEIPLAYGPYVFNGLPGLILEIYDTENEHHFTATGMDNRPQAIYKRNYEKELKTTEEKAKKAIRNNYENAKRKHLYNPIDKS; encoded by the coding sequence ATGAAAAAGATATTATTACTCAGCACCTTTTTATTTTCCGCAATCGCATTGGCCCAGCCAGTGATTACAGGCGATTTAAACCTACCTGCCGACCCGTATGATGAAACGGCTTTGGGCAATAGCGAGCAAAATATTTATTACACTTATTCCAGAGTGCCTAATCCAGAACTTAAAGAAAAAACCAAAACAGGGCTCACGCTCTTACAAATAGGAAAAGATTTAACAAAATTCGCCGATGAGGCCGTTATAAAATCAGATTCTCTGAGCAAAGCATTTGCCCAAAAAGGCACGGCCAATACAAGCGATATGAATAAATTGCTTGCCACACTCTCCGAAATGGGCTTTAATGACAATGTATTCAACGACTTAAAAACTAAACAAAGCACTATACAGAACGCTATAATCATTTCAGGATTAGAATATTCCATCCCTACCCCACAACTGAAATGGAAATTGCAAAAGGATAAAAAAGAGATTCTGGGCTATACGGTACAAAAAGCTATCACCAGCTATGGAGGAAGAGAGTGGGAAGCGTGGTTTGCACAAGAAATTCCGCTGGCGTATGGACCTTATGTGTTTAATGGCTTGCCTGGGCTAATTCTAGAAATATATGATACTGAGAATGAACACCACTTCACTGCCACAGGTATGGATAATAGGCCACAAGCGATTTACAAAAGAAACTACGAAAAAGAGCTTAAAACCACGGAGGAGAAAGCTAAAAAAGCCATCAGAAATAATTATGAAAACGCTAAACGCAAACACCTATACAATCCCATAGACAAATCATAA
- a CDS encoding GLPGLI family protein, with protein MKKTLLLSTFLIAAISIAQPVVLEAVNLPAEPYDETVLGNSTQNIYYTYNTTPNPENKDKQKTGLTILQMGEDLLKFTDEATLKSDSLSKVFAKKGNMDTSDINKKLAIMYKIGFNSNVFHNLKTKQITIQNTMGLPGLEYTLPTPQLKWQLQKDKKEILGYTVQKATTSYGGREWEAWFAQDIPLAYGPYVFNGLPGLILEIYDTENEHHFTATGMDNRPQAIYKQIYDDEIKTSEEKAKKALKNKYETPKYKRPYNPIEKL; from the coding sequence ATGAAAAAGACATTATTACTCAGCACTTTTTTGATTGCGGCTATCTCTATTGCTCAGCCTGTGGTGCTGGAAGCTGTAAATCTCCCTGCCGAACCGTATGATGAAACGGTTTTAGGCAATAGCACTCAAAACATCTATTATACCTATAATACAACTCCCAACCCTGAAAACAAAGATAAACAAAAAACGGGGCTTACCATTTTGCAAATGGGCGAAGACCTTTTAAAATTTACTGATGAGGCTACTCTAAAATCAGATTCTCTAAGCAAAGTATTTGCTAAAAAAGGAAATATGGATACAAGCGACATTAATAAAAAACTTGCTATTATGTATAAAATAGGCTTTAATAGCAATGTCTTCCATAACTTAAAGACAAAACAAATTACGATACAAAATACTATGGGATTACCTGGGTTAGAGTACACACTCCCTACCCCACAGCTGAAATGGCAATTGCAAAAGGATAAAAAAGAGATTCTGGGCTACACGGTACAAAAAGCCACCACCAGCTATGGAGGCAGGGAGTGGGAGGCGTGGTTTGCGCAAGATATTCCGCTAGCGTATGGGCCTTATGTATTTAATGGTTTGCCTGGGCTAATTCTAGAAATATATGACACCGAGAATGAACACCATTTCACTGCTACGGGTATGGATAACAGGCCACAAGCCATTTACAAACAAATCTATGATGATGAAATTAAAACATCTGAGGAGAAAGCCAAAAAAGCCTTAAAAAACAAATATGAAACCCCAAAATACAAACGCCCTTATAACCCCATAGAAAAACTTTAA
- a CDS encoding prephenate dehydratase, translating into MKIAIQGGLGSFHHQAASTLFEGDSYEILDKDHFRGVAEALVNGECTHGLIALENSIAGCILPNYNLIKNNHLKIVGELYMPIEHHLMVIPGVKIDDLSEIYSHSMALLQCEDFLNLHPKIRRIDYVDTANSAKKIKTEKLYHAGAIGSKVAAELYDLEIIRHGIQSNKDNFTRFVLLSRALPNDEDFNKISLRFSLPHQKGSLANILMQFAVHGFNMTKIQSMPIVDMPWQYEFYVDVLVHNHERFAKVLDIIGLMAEDIEILGKYKNGNL; encoded by the coding sequence GTGAAAATAGCAATACAAGGAGGTTTGGGCTCTTTTCATCACCAAGCCGCAAGTACACTCTTTGAGGGAGATAGCTACGAAATTTTAGACAAAGACCACTTTCGAGGCGTTGCCGAGGCGCTCGTAAATGGGGAATGCACACACGGGCTTATAGCTCTGGAAAACTCTATTGCAGGGTGCATTTTGCCTAATTATAATTTAATTAAGAATAATCATTTAAAAATCGTGGGCGAGCTATATATGCCCATAGAACACCACTTGATGGTAATCCCTGGGGTGAAAATTGATGATTTAAGCGAGATTTACTCGCATTCTATGGCGCTTTTGCAGTGTGAGGATTTCTTGAATTTGCACCCTAAAATTCGTAGGATTGATTATGTGGATACGGCTAATTCTGCTAAAAAAATTAAGACTGAAAAGCTATACCACGCTGGGGCTATTGGCTCAAAAGTGGCGGCCGAGCTCTATGATTTAGAGATTATTCGGCACGGAATCCAAAGCAATAAGGATAATTTTACGCGCTTTGTACTATTGAGCCGAGCGCTCCCTAATGATGAAGACTTTAACAAAATCTCTCTGCGATTCTCTCTACCTCACCAAAAGGGAAGCCTAGCAAATATCTTGATGCAATTTGCCGTGCACGGCTTTAATATGACCAAAATCCAATCTATGCCCATCGTGGATATGCCGTGGCAATATGAGTTTTATGTAGATGTACTGGTGCATAATCACGAGCGTTTTGCCAAGGTGCTAGACATTATTGGGCTGATGGCAGAGGATATAGAAATTTTAGGAAAATACAAAAACGGGAATTTATAG
- the pgi gene encoding glucose-6-phosphate isomerase: MQNINPTQTEAWKKLQAHYEETKDLHLKDLFAANAQRFDEFSVKWNEFLFDYSKNRINQKTIDLLVELAEECQLQDAIDSMFAGEHINQTEDRAVMHIALRSQGSEVIIDGENALPQVRKVLAQMKDFCHRVISGEWKGYTGKAITDIVNIGIGGSDLGPVMVVEALKHYKTHLNIHFVSNVDGTHIAETTKKLNPETTLFIVASKTFTTQETMTNANSAKKWFLDSGAKQSDIAKHFVALSTNAKDVTAFGIAEENMFEFWNWVGGRYSLWSAIGLSIALAVGYEKFEELLLGAYEVDEHFRTTDFKQNIPVLMALLGIWYNNFYGAESYAILPYEQYLHRFPAYLQQGDMESNGKSIDRNGQKVTYQTGPIIWGEAGTNGQHAFYQLIHQGTKLIPADFIAGARSNNQVGDHHEKLLANFFAQTEALAFGKSEAQVRAELEKEGKSKEEIEFLLPYKVFDGNRPTNSILYKKLTPKTLGSLIALYEQKIFVQGIIWNIFSFDQWGVELGKQLAKAILAEINAGDTVTDHDSSTNGLMNAYLKMK, translated from the coding sequence ATGCAAAATATAAACCCTACTCAGACCGAGGCTTGGAAAAAGCTACAAGCCCATTACGAAGAGACCAAAGACCTTCATTTAAAAGATTTATTCGCAGCAAACGCTCAACGCTTTGATGAGTTTAGCGTAAAATGGAACGAATTTTTGTTTGACTATTCCAAAAACCGAATCAATCAAAAAACAATTGACTTGCTCGTGGAACTCGCCGAAGAATGCCAATTGCAAGATGCGATAGATTCTATGTTTGCGGGAGAGCACATCAACCAAACAGAAGACCGTGCCGTGATGCACATCGCCCTCAGAAGCCAAGGAAGCGAGGTAATCATTGATGGCGAAAATGCCCTGCCACAAGTACGCAAAGTTTTGGCTCAGATGAAAGATTTCTGCCACCGCGTGATTTCTGGCGAGTGGAAAGGCTACACAGGCAAAGCCATCACCGATATTGTGAACATAGGCATCGGCGGTTCGGATCTTGGCCCCGTGATGGTGGTCGAGGCATTGAAACATTACAAAACTCATTTAAACATACATTTTGTATCGAATGTAGACGGCACACACATCGCAGAAACCACCAAAAAATTAAATCCAGAAACGACTTTGTTTATCGTGGCTTCTAAAACTTTTACCACCCAAGAAACCATGACCAATGCTAATTCGGCTAAAAAATGGTTTTTGGACAGCGGAGCCAAACAAAGCGACATTGCCAAACATTTCGTGGCACTTTCTACCAATGCCAAAGATGTTACAGCCTTTGGCATCGCGGAGGAAAATATGTTTGAATTCTGGAACTGGGTGGGCGGCCGCTATTCGCTATGGAGCGCCATCGGGCTGAGCATTGCGCTGGCAGTGGGCTACGAGAAATTTGAAGAATTACTGCTAGGCGCCTATGAGGTAGATGAGCATTTCAGAACCACTGATTTTAAACAAAATATCCCCGTGCTAATGGCGCTTTTAGGCATTTGGTATAACAACTTTTATGGCGCCGAAAGCTATGCCATTTTACCCTACGAGCAATACCTACACCGCTTCCCCGCCTACTTGCAACAGGGCGATATGGAGAGCAACGGAAAATCCATTGACCGAAATGGGCAAAAAGTAACCTACCAAACTGGCCCTATCATCTGGGGCGAAGCGGGAACCAATGGACAACACGCTTTCTATCAATTAATCCATCAAGGCACTAAATTAATCCCAGCGGACTTTATCGCGGGGGCGCGCTCTAACAATCAAGTGGGCGACCACCACGAAAAACTCCTAGCCAACTTCTTTGCTCAAACGGAAGCTCTCGCCTTTGGAAAATCCGAAGCCCAAGTGAGAGCCGAGCTTGAAAAAGAAGGAAAATCCAAAGAAGAAATCGAATTCTTGTTGCCTTACAAGGTATTTGATGGCAACCGCCCTACCAATTCCATTTTGTATAAAAAATTAACCCCAAAAACATTGGGTAGCTTGATTGCCTTGTATGAGCAAAAAATCTTTGTTCAAGGTATCATCTGGAACATCTTTAGTTTCGACCAATGGGGCGTAGAACTTGGTAAACAATTGGCTAAAGCTATCTTAGCGGAAATCAATGCGGGAGATACCGTAACTGACCACGACAGCTCTACCAATGGATTGATGAATGCTTATTTAAAAATGAAATAA
- a CDS encoding DUF3843 family protein, whose amino-acid sequence MNKVYIKDWMATKPYAKQTNTDLFYLEIANEVLRKLEPSADFLSHFIEPESFKDLAIFLTSYFEDVISEGGLFRAFITLHQEVYAKNLPFYPTEGYAEDEVNVQDIQFLIWYFLNLQKQDTFVNPYSPELKEAAQSVWQVFDREYEYAPENTQIADFFKLENPNNLDEVRYFIDKILTRSYLFTQDTGIELYMRTAALKTGNQQDFKLYKNHRDKFILNFPTKLLAKRGTQWAATLYGKKEEAQDIKNMGLNSHAALLYKGENGEDLEMEHLSSGKTILVSKDNFEDYKKMPENAILYAGISPWKGKYALTGIINAFNYDENLVENAKRDYVARQAIQDEKEKKEYLKNIKKQEKVFLEKTGGAPYKILSAEESINFINDFFDTLDEQKIEKYNEDIATLLNSIQSSTHIQNAVLFFNPNFGLEFYSNLATELEVDDNPFKEEVANPTLLMKLMMADTYSREFFDFYYQLMKEKKSAQIEFLKDFSEKDIDFMLRFYQPTRYGN is encoded by the coding sequence ATGAACAAAGTATACATAAAGGACTGGATGGCAACAAAACCCTATGCCAAGCAAACGAATACGGACTTGTTTTACCTCGAAATTGCCAATGAGGTATTGCGAAAATTGGAGCCATCAGCGGATTTTTTAAGCCATTTTATAGAGCCAGAGAGTTTCAAGGATTTGGCTATTTTCCTCACCTCGTATTTTGAAGATGTGATTTCAGAAGGAGGCTTATTCCGCGCGTTTATCACTCTGCACCAAGAGGTTTATGCCAAAAATCTACCCTTCTACCCCACTGAGGGCTACGCCGAGGACGAGGTAAATGTGCAAGACATTCAGTTCTTGATTTGGTATTTCTTAAACCTGCAAAAGCAGGACACCTTTGTAAACCCTTATAGCCCAGAGCTAAAAGAAGCTGCGCAAAGCGTATGGCAGGTATTTGACCGAGAGTATGAATACGCCCCTGAGAATACGCAAATTGCAGATTTCTTTAAACTTGAAAATCCTAACAATTTAGACGAAGTGCGCTATTTCATCGATAAGATTTTAACACGCAGTTACCTTTTCACCCAAGACACAGGGATTGAGCTCTACATGCGCACCGCTGCCTTGAAAACGGGCAATCAGCAGGATTTTAAATTATATAAAAATCATAGAGATAAATTTATCTTGAACTTCCCGACCAAGCTTTTGGCTAAACGAGGCACCCAATGGGCGGCTACACTTTATGGCAAAAAAGAGGAAGCGCAAGACATCAAAAACATGGGATTGAACTCGCACGCAGCGTTGCTCTACAAAGGCGAAAATGGCGAGGATTTGGAAATGGAGCATTTAAGCTCGGGAAAAACCATTTTGGTAAGCAAAGATAATTTTGAGGATTACAAAAAAATGCCTGAAAATGCGATTTTGTATGCAGGCATCAGTCCGTGGAAAGGCAAATATGCGCTTACGGGAATCATCAATGCCTTTAATTATGACGAGAATTTGGTAGAAAATGCCAAACGCGATTATGTGGCGCGCCAAGCCATTCAAGATGAAAAGGAGAAGAAAGAATATTTAAAAAATATCAAAAAACAAGAAAAGGTATTTTTAGAAAAAACAGGCGGTGCTCCTTACAAAATTCTTTCGGCGGAAGAATCAATCAATTTCATCAATGATTTTTTTGATACGCTTGACGAGCAAAAAATCGAAAAGTATAACGAAGATATTGCGACACTGCTAAACTCTATCCAGAGCAGCACGCATATCCAAAATGCGGTATTATTCTTTAATCCTAATTTTGGGCTTGAGTTTTATAGCAATCTTGCTACCGAATTGGAGGTGGACGACAATCCTTTCAAGGAAGAAGTTGCCAACCCTACTTTGCTGATGAAACTGATGATGGCAGACACTTATTCTCGTGAGTTTTTTGACTTCTATTATCAATTAATGAAAGAAAAAAAATCGGCTCAAATCGAATTTTTAAAGGATTTCAGCGAAAAAGACATCGATTTTATGCTTAGATTCTATCAACCTACACGCTACGGAAATTAG
- a CDS encoding dipeptidase, with translation MKKTQEYIQANKERFLEELFELLRIPSISADSAYKKEILTTAEKTAAFLRSAGVDKVEICPTEGNPIVYGEKILSPDLPTVLVYGHYDVQPPDPLDLWESDPFEPVIKKTEVHPEGAIFARGSADDKGQFFMHVKAIEAMIQNDELPCNVKFMIEGEEEVGSENLAKFIKVEKERLKNDIILISDTSMVAKDVPSICVGLRGLCYVEVEVEGANRDMHSGVYGGAVPNPLNVLSKMIGQLHDENGKIAIPGFYDEVEEISAEERAEMAKVPFDLEDYKKQINIQDIMGEEGYSTNERTSIRPSLDVNGMWGGYIGEGAKTVIPAKAFAKISMRLVPDQNPEKIAELFKQYFEQIAPSSVRVKCNFHHGGWAYVLPITDKGYLAAKKALTETYGKEAVPFRSGGSIPIVALFEKELESKSVLLGFGLNSDVIHSPNENYGLFNFYKGIETIPYFYKFYTEEK, from the coding sequence ATGAAAAAAACACAAGAATACATTCAGGCAAATAAGGAGCGCTTTCTTGAAGAGCTTTTTGAGCTGCTTAGAATACCGTCAATTAGCGCTGATTCTGCGTATAAAAAGGAGATTTTAACCACTGCGGAAAAGACTGCGGCGTTTCTACGCTCCGCGGGGGTAGATAAGGTGGAAATCTGCCCTACTGAGGGCAACCCCATTGTGTATGGAGAGAAAATACTAAGCCCAGATTTGCCCACAGTTTTAGTTTATGGGCATTATGATGTGCAGCCGCCAGATCCGTTGGATTTATGGGAGTCTGATCCGTTTGAGCCTGTAATCAAGAAAACCGAGGTGCATCCAGAAGGTGCCATTTTTGCACGTGGCTCTGCCGACGATAAAGGGCAATTCTTTATGCATGTTAAGGCGATAGAAGCCATGATTCAAAATGATGAATTACCTTGCAATGTCAAATTTATGATTGAAGGCGAGGAAGAAGTGGGATCAGAGAATTTGGCTAAATTCATTAAGGTAGAAAAAGAAAGGCTTAAAAACGATATTATCCTTATTTCGGATACTAGCATGGTTGCCAAAGATGTGCCGTCGATTTGTGTAGGGTTGCGTGGACTTTGCTATGTGGAAGTAGAAGTGGAAGGAGCTAATCGTGATATGCACTCTGGGGTGTATGGCGGAGCGGTGCCTAATCCGCTAAATGTTTTGTCTAAAATGATTGGGCAACTGCATGACGAAAACGGAAAAATTGCCATTCCTGGATTTTATGATGAGGTGGAAGAAATCAGTGCCGAAGAGCGTGCCGAAATGGCAAAAGTTCCGTTTGATTTAGAGGATTACAAAAAGCAAATCAATATTCAGGACATCATGGGAGAAGAAGGCTATTCAACAAACGAGCGCACTTCGATTCGCCCAAGCTTGGATGTAAACGGTATGTGGGGTGGCTACATTGGCGAAGGGGCAAAAACTGTGATTCCTGCCAAGGCTTTTGCTAAAATTTCAATGCGTTTGGTGCCTGACCAAAATCCTGAAAAAATCGCAGAATTGTTTAAACAATATTTTGAACAAATCGCACCGAGTTCTGTACGCGTGAAATGTAATTTCCATCACGGAGGCTGGGCATATGTGTTGCCAATCACCGATAAAGGCTATTTAGCTGCCAAAAAAGCTTTGACCGAAACTTATGGCAAAGAGGCGGTGCCGTTCAGAAGCGGAGGAAGTATTCCGATTGTTGCCCTTTTTGAAAAAGAGCTTGAAAGTAAATCGGTTTTACTTGGTTTTGGATTAAATTCAGATGTAATTCATTCTCCAAATGAAAATTATGGTCTGTTTAATTTCTACAAAGGCATCGAGACCATTCCGTATTTTTATAAATTCTATACCGAAGAAAAATAA
- a CDS encoding outer membrane beta-barrel protein, whose amino-acid sequence MKKTFLFFVLLSSLWVMAQEQTCTYRGVLLDSLSHPVIDASISAFDAKNQSAGYTFSDKNGEFKLDMPCGKKYELEIEHLNYKSKIVKVDLQKSMREKISMATSSVGLKEIVAQGVQPITIKGDTIEYDTASFKSGTEENLEDILKKLPGLSVENGKIYYQGKEMKSIKVEGREIFGGNQKLVTKNLPSDAVSKVQLNKKFKSNPFANSVQADEDFELNIVLEENKKNLVFGNATIGGDAHKHTDLQEKLFYFSKKTDATLISDYNTYDKEVFTSSDYFQFLGGNSEFNSEGGTSSLRNAMGNVSFNTDDNASITRNFLSAGNLGYQPNKNLNISGFAMGTQNSVGYNSTSKRLYPNFEQKDLNQNHQKIFAFISRLNVEYISPKNLLVKYRVNFNLQNAENDTRTSSFINQEENPIVFRNTQNKRDNAVVNQKLSLIKKIKQDDNLGFYFSHIYQKETPTIDLLSSVAPFGSIFNLIPQNNAYQLNQNKNFKSNTFQFLSIYNHLLTNKSNLRLKLGANYTLQDLNNQLKSYERILNNDKILGNSDFNFQEYYADASYKRVFFNRKLSFTAGLTLNYFNSENKPENAPNNQLNGTNFFPHFNIKYQINNFNDLSLSLSNDIQVPSINEWAPGYAMQSYFSLHEGNPSLGVVKNQIINLWYNYYNAFKFMNLHISGSYNRIKEGIKVKGIFDGQNQISMAFNSDFPDEIWSARFFSSKRFSKLYSLKINGNYSYSTYQSVSNNISYKAQSQNHSYKINNTFKWNKRLEFSLGADASFSQYKLSNRDNKFSNLTPFAEAAVAITDKVLFKTEYSYFKQWQNGKNINDFQGLDASLRIKPAKKTYINFIAGNLLNDETIVSSGFSDFYTYVFTKETLGRYFLVQVRYKF is encoded by the coding sequence ATGAAAAAAACATTCCTATTTTTTGTCCTGCTAAGTAGCCTTTGGGTAATGGCACAAGAGCAAACTTGTACCTATCGTGGGGTATTGCTAGATTCGCTCAGCCATCCCGTAATCGATGCTTCGATTTCTGCTTTTGACGCAAAAAATCAATCGGCGGGCTACACTTTCTCGGACAAAAATGGGGAGTTTAAATTAGATATGCCATGCGGCAAAAAATATGAACTCGAGATTGAGCACCTCAACTACAAATCCAAAATCGTAAAAGTTGATTTGCAAAAATCCATGAGAGAGAAAATTTCGATGGCGACAAGTAGCGTGGGGCTTAAAGAAATCGTGGCGCAAGGCGTGCAGCCCATCACCATAAAGGGCGATACCATAGAATACGACACAGCTTCTTTTAAATCAGGAACGGAAGAAAATTTAGAAGATATTCTCAAAAAATTGCCTGGGCTTTCGGTAGAAAACGGAAAGATTTACTACCAAGGCAAAGAGATGAAATCCATCAAGGTGGAAGGGCGAGAAATCTTTGGCGGCAATCAGAAATTGGTAACCAAAAATTTGCCATCGGATGCGGTGAGCAAAGTGCAATTGAACAAGAAATTTAAATCTAATCCTTTTGCCAATTCCGTTCAGGCAGATGAAGATTTTGAGCTAAATATCGTGCTCGAAGAAAATAAGAAAAATTTGGTTTTCGGGAATGCCACCATTGGGGGCGATGCGCACAAGCACACGGATTTGCAAGAAAAGCTTTTTTATTTTTCTAAAAAGACAGACGCCACGCTCATCAGCGACTACAATACTTATGACAAAGAGGTTTTTACTTCGTCCGATTATTTTCAATTTTTGGGTGGAAACTCTGAGTTTAATTCCGAAGGTGGCACTTCCTCGCTGCGCAATGCAATGGGCAATGTTTCGTTTAACACAGATGACAATGCGAGCATTACACGCAATTTCCTTTCGGCAGGAAACTTGGGCTACCAACCGAACAAAAATCTGAATATTAGCGGATTTGCCATGGGAACGCAAAATTCCGTGGGGTATAATTCTACTAGCAAACGATTGTATCCTAATTTTGAGCAAAAGGATTTAAACCAAAATCATCAAAAAATCTTCGCTTTTATTTCAAGGTTAAATGTAGAATACATTTCGCCTAAAAACCTTTTGGTTAAATACCGCGTGAATTTTAATCTACAAAATGCCGAGAACGATACGCGTACTTCATCTTTCATTAATCAAGAAGAGAATCCGATCGTTTTTAGAAACACCCAAAACAAGCGCGACAATGCCGTGGTGAACCAAAAATTGAGTTTAATCAAAAAAATTAAACAAGATGACAATCTTGGCTTTTACTTTTCGCACATTTATCAAAAGGAAACGCCAACGATAGATTTGCTATCAAGTGTGGCGCCGTTTGGTTCTATTTTTAATTTAATTCCGCAGAACAATGCGTATCAATTAAACCAAAATAAAAATTTTAAATCCAATACATTTCAGTTTTTAAGCATTTACAATCATTTGCTTACCAATAAGAGCAATTTGCGTTTAAAACTGGGTGCCAATTATACGCTGCAAGATTTAAACAACCAGCTCAAGAGCTATGAGCGAATTTTGAATAACGATAAAATTCTGGGCAATTCGGATTTTAATTTTCAAGAGTATTATGCCGACGCCTCATATAAAAGAGTGTTTTTTAATCGTAAATTATCTTTCACAGCGGGGCTTACGCTTAATTATTTCAACTCAGAGAATAAGCCCGAAAATGCACCTAACAATCAGCTGAATGGAACAAATTTTTTCCCGCATTTTAACATTAAATACCAAATCAATAATTTCAATGATTTAAGCCTATCACTGAGCAACGATATCCAAGTGCCAAGCATCAACGAATGGGCACCGGGCTATGCGATGCAAAGTTATTTTAGTCTGCATGAAGGCAACCCTTCGCTAGGTGTGGTAAAAAATCAAATCATTAATCTTTGGTATAATTACTACAACGCTTTTAAATTCATGAATTTACACATCAGCGGGAGCTACAACCGCATCAAAGAGGGCATTAAAGTAAAAGGCATCTTCGATGGGCAAAACCAAATTTCAATGGCTTTTAATTCCGATTTCCCCGACGAGATTTGGTCGGCAAGATTCTTTAGCTCTAAACGATTTTCAAAACTTTATTCATTAAAAATCAATGGAAATTACAGCTACAGCACTTACCAATCGGTGAGCAACAACATCAGCTACAAAGCACAATCGCAAAACCACAGCTACAAAATTAACAACACCTTTAAATGGAACAAGAGATTAGAGTTTTCGCTTGGGGCAGATGCAAGTTTTAGCCAATATAAATTATCGAACAGAGATAATAAATTTAGCAACCTTACGCCTTTTGCCGAAGCGGCAGTTGCCATAACCGATAAAGTTTTATTCAAAACCGAATATAGCTATTTTAAACAATGGCAAAACGGCAAAAACATCAACGATTTTCAAGGATTGGACGCATCGTTGCGTATAAAACCCGCGAAGAAAACCTACATCAATTTCATTGCAGGGAACTTGCTCAACGACGAAACTATCGTGAGCAGTGGGTTCAGTGATTTTTACACCTATGTCTTTACCAAAGAAACTTTGGGAAGATATTTCTTGGTACAAGTGCGCTACAAATTCTAA
- a CDS encoding GLPGLI family protein, which produces MKKLFSIFSLLAFLFVFGQETTENLVIHYQSIVKIDLPAILKNVPEQYRAQTEAMLKAEAEKGITVDYTLKTNGQKSIFSLDEKIDNSQTQGGIIAMQIKMADKDPLFKNLKENYYKKGFSVPSLPQYLIKDSLNTIKWELTREKSQVLGYEVRKAVGEKDGQKFIVWYAPKLNIKDGPNILSGLPGLVLKAEMSNPKQGVDATMIAVKINISETALNIEEPNKGKVVTEKEFEAEMKALQEKMQKMMGGGVDSE; this is translated from the coding sequence ATGAAAAAATTATTTTCCATCTTCAGTTTGCTAGCATTCTTGTTTGTTTTTGGACAAGAAACAACCGAAAATCTTGTAATACACTACCAATCAATTGTGAAGATAGACTTGCCCGCCATATTAAAAAATGTGCCTGAGCAATACCGAGCCCAAACCGAAGCCATGCTAAAAGCCGAAGCAGAAAAGGGCATTACAGTCGATTACACACTGAAAACCAATGGACAAAAATCAATATTTTCTTTAGACGAGAAAATCGATAATTCGCAAACACAGGGCGGAATAATTGCCATGCAAATCAAAATGGCCGACAAAGATCCACTTTTTAAAAACTTAAAAGAAAATTACTACAAAAAAGGATTTAGCGTTCCAAGCTTGCCTCAATATTTAATCAAAGATAGTTTAAACACGATTAAATGGGAGCTTACACGCGAAAAATCTCAGGTTTTGGGCTACGAAGTGCGCAAGGCGGTTGGCGAAAAAGATGGACAAAAATTCATCGTTTGGTATGCACCTAAATTGAATATCAAAGACGGACCAAACATTCTTTCGGGCTTGCCTGGATTGGTGCTAAAAGCTGAAATGTCTAATCCAAAACAAGGTGTGGATGCAACGATGATTGCCGTGAAAATCAACATCAGTGAAACAGCACTTAATATTGAAGAGCCAAACAAAGGCAAAGTGGTTACCGAAAAGGAATTTGAAGCTGAAATGAAAGCCCTGCAAGAAAAAATGCAAAAAATGATGGGAGGTGGCGTAGATTCTGAATAA
- a CDS encoding co-chaperone GroES family protein, with protein sequence MQTKVRNLIMVGDRVLIKPSSAPNKTKSGLYLPPGVQEKEKIQSGTIVAVGPGYPIPSDGIDDEWKSQEERLTYMPLQAQEGDTALFVLSEAYEIMYRDEKYYVVAQDDILMLERDNEFFE encoded by the coding sequence ATGCAAACGAAAGTGAGAAATCTAATCATGGTGGGCGATCGTGTGCTGATTAAGCCAAGTTCTGCACCCAATAAAACCAAATCTGGATTGTATTTGCCACCAGGTGTGCAAGAGAAAGAGAAAATCCAATCGGGCACCATCGTGGCGGTGGGGCCGGGTTATCCAATCCCGTCTGATGGTATCGACGACGAGTGGAAATCTCAAGAAGAAAGATTGACATATATGCCCTTGCAGGCGCAAGAGGGCGATACGGCTCTTTTTGTACTTAGCGAAGCCTACGAGATTATGTATCGCGACGAAAAATATTATGTAGTGGCACAAGATGATATCTTGATGCTAGAGCGCGACAACGAATTTTTTGAATAA